A single region of the Streptomyces sp. NBC_00425 genome encodes:
- a CDS encoding TetR/AcrR family transcriptional regulator, giving the protein MTKQAKAASSGARGPRGSYAKTAEVRQKILDACVEAFGAGGFHGATMKDIAERAGISQTGLLHHFGSKAELLVEVLAAHERETAAIVREADDLDVLQTQLRVVHANKARPGLIQLHSIISSEATADGHPAHELYRARYDSLRLHLTRIFAELRGRGRLKVDTRPEVLANLLIASIDGLQMQWLYNPGAVDVSTGIEAFLAGVVDDEA; this is encoded by the coding sequence GTGACAAAGCAGGCGAAGGCAGCGAGCAGCGGGGCCCGCGGCCCCCGGGGGTCCTATGCGAAGACCGCGGAGGTGCGGCAGAAGATCCTCGACGCCTGCGTCGAGGCATTCGGCGCCGGAGGCTTCCACGGCGCCACCATGAAGGACATCGCAGAGCGAGCCGGCATCAGCCAGACCGGCCTGCTGCACCACTTCGGCAGCAAGGCGGAACTGCTGGTCGAAGTACTCGCCGCACACGAGCGGGAGACGGCCGCGATCGTCCGGGAAGCCGATGACCTGGATGTTCTGCAGACTCAACTGCGGGTCGTACACGCCAACAAGGCCCGACCCGGACTGATCCAGCTGCACAGCATCATCTCGAGCGAGGCCACAGCCGACGGGCATCCCGCTCACGAGCTGTACCGGGCCCGCTACGACAGCCTGCGCCTGCACCTGACCCGCATCTTCGCCGAGTTGCGCGGTCGCGGACGCCTGAAGGTCGACACCAGGCCGGAGGTCCTCGCGAACCTGCTCATCGCATCCATCGACGGACTTCAGATGCAGTGGCTGTACAACCCGGGCGCGGTGGACGTGTCGACAGGCATCGAGGCCTTCCTCGCAGGGGTGGTCGACGACGAGGCCTGA
- a CDS encoding glycine cleavage T C-terminal barrel domain-containing protein yields MEHLIDRQRARYQALLELADRPFDVERPAVFSPAAAAQDEANVKGLLFRWTPVFIPYEYTNWGEESLAHVRSCYIGDWSAIGKLRVHGTEALTALTRIGMNNLSRFEPGQIKHHVQLDERGHIASEGLLYRVAEEEFVYSGGGVDWTAWQIDQGDWDAKSEVISPDMFIFEIQGPTSLFALEAATGESLRDIGFNRSRMTSISGIPVRILRSGISGELGYELHGSADDANAVWTAVVEAGAEHGIRQLGMRSQLVAHIEAGIATVGIDYLPSSIITPGAPRLFPRGMPDGSFVPTDVTEFFRRPGELGWGRRGALTSHDFIGRDALAAEAAEGGPARHLAGLHWNNEDVIALFASQFGDGPVPEPMEMPRKIGASLDQVLVNGRPVGVSTSRTYSTHLRRTISLCVIDRDLAAPGTEVTVLWGNPGTAQRELRATVTSLPMKEDRRRTDVSTL; encoded by the coding sequence ATGGAGCATCTGATCGACCGGCAGCGCGCCCGTTACCAGGCTTTGCTGGAACTGGCCGACCGTCCCTTCGACGTGGAGCGGCCGGCGGTGTTCAGCCCGGCGGCCGCCGCGCAGGACGAGGCGAACGTCAAGGGTCTGCTCTTCCGTTGGACGCCCGTTTTCATCCCGTACGAGTACACCAACTGGGGCGAGGAGAGCCTGGCCCATGTGCGGTCGTGCTACATCGGCGACTGGTCGGCCATCGGCAAGCTCCGCGTCCACGGGACCGAGGCCCTGACCGCGCTCACCCGCATCGGCATGAACAACCTGTCACGCTTCGAGCCCGGCCAGATCAAGCATCACGTCCAGCTGGACGAACGCGGCCACATCGCCTCCGAGGGCCTGCTGTACCGGGTGGCCGAGGAGGAGTTCGTCTACAGCGGCGGCGGCGTCGACTGGACCGCCTGGCAGATCGACCAGGGCGACTGGGACGCCAAGAGCGAGGTGATCAGCCCCGACATGTTCATCTTCGAGATCCAGGGGCCGACGTCGCTGTTCGCACTCGAGGCCGCGACCGGCGAGAGCCTGCGCGACATCGGCTTCAACCGGAGCCGCATGACCAGTATCAGCGGCATCCCCGTGCGGATTCTGCGCTCGGGGATCTCCGGGGAGCTGGGGTACGAACTGCACGGGTCCGCCGACGACGCCAACGCGGTCTGGACGGCGGTCGTCGAGGCCGGGGCCGAGCACGGCATCCGCCAACTGGGGATGCGCTCCCAACTCGTGGCCCACATCGAGGCGGGCATCGCGACCGTCGGCATCGACTACCTGCCTTCGTCGATCATCACGCCGGGGGCGCCCAGGCTCTTTCCCCGCGGGATGCCGGACGGCAGTTTCGTCCCGACCGACGTGACGGAGTTCTTCCGCCGCCCCGGTGAGCTCGGCTGGGGCCGTCGCGGAGCCCTCACCTCCCACGACTTCATCGGACGCGACGCGCTGGCCGCGGAGGCGGCCGAAGGCGGCCCGGCGCGCCACCTGGCAGGCCTGCACTGGAACAACGAGGACGTGATCGCCCTGTTCGCCTCCCAGTTCGGCGACGGCCCGGTGCCCGAACCCATGGAGATGCCGCGCAAGATCGGCGCCAGCCTCGACCAGGTGCTGGTCAACGGACGCCCGGTAGGCGTCTCGACCTCCCGCACGTACAGCACGCACCTGCGCCGCACCATCTCCCTCTGCGTCATCGATCGCGACCTGGCGGCACCGGGCACCGAGGTGACGGTGCTGTGGGGGAACCCCGGCACCGCCCAGCGCGAGCTCCGCGCCACCGTCACCTCCCTGCCCATGAAGGAGGACCGCCGTCGCACCGACGTCAGCACGCTGTGA
- a CDS encoding alcohol dehydrogenase catalytic domain-containing protein: MKAAVIPAVNGRWELREVPTPQPGPGEVLMRVRASGVCVNDVLATTGAIRFPSVDPAITGHEPAGEVVAVGPGVTTRRVGDRVGTHWVRAACGRCDYCRLGLPVTGQAAFACAAPTTTGFSVQGGHAEYMVVGADETVLLPDGLPFELAAPMLCAGYTGWSALRAGEPQPHERVAVLGIGAVGHLAVQFAHACGLETIAMTSSPNKHDVVRRLGADEVVANGAELRAAGGADVILATGTSYPAAAEALPGLRPGGRLVLSGIDPTAPFTVPPSGRGLPFIGTRMQVIGSTHNGPQYLREALDLAAAGKVTPMVETFPKEEVATVVDKVAKGAVRFRAVVTY; this comes from the coding sequence GTGAAGGCAGCCGTGATACCCGCGGTCAACGGCAGGTGGGAACTGCGCGAGGTGCCCACTCCACAGCCGGGGCCCGGCGAGGTGCTGATGCGGGTGCGCGCCTCCGGCGTATGCGTCAACGACGTCCTGGCCACCACCGGGGCGATCCGGTTCCCCTCGGTCGACCCGGCGATCACCGGACACGAGCCGGCGGGCGAGGTCGTCGCGGTCGGGCCGGGGGTCACCACGCGCCGCGTCGGTGACCGGGTGGGAACCCACTGGGTCCGGGCCGCCTGCGGACGGTGCGACTACTGCCGTCTGGGCCTGCCGGTGACCGGGCAGGCCGCCTTCGCGTGCGCGGCACCCACCACGACCGGTTTCAGCGTGCAGGGCGGACATGCCGAGTACATGGTCGTGGGCGCCGACGAGACCGTACTCCTGCCCGACGGGCTCCCCTTCGAGTTGGCCGCGCCCATGCTGTGCGCGGGCTACACGGGATGGTCCGCCCTGCGCGCCGGGGAGCCTCAGCCGCACGAGCGGGTCGCCGTGCTCGGCATCGGCGCGGTGGGCCATCTGGCGGTGCAGTTCGCGCACGCCTGCGGCCTCGAGACGATCGCGATGACAAGCTCGCCGAACAAACACGACGTGGTACGGCGGCTGGGCGCGGACGAGGTCGTGGCGAACGGCGCCGAATTGCGCGCAGCGGGCGGCGCCGACGTCATCTTGGCGACCGGCACGTCCTATCCGGCCGCGGCGGAGGCGCTGCCGGGCCTGCGGCCCGGTGGGCGACTGGTCCTGTCGGGCATCGACCCCACCGCCCCCTTCACCGTCCCGCCCTCCGGCAGGGGCCTTCCGTTCATCGGCACTCGCATGCAGGTGATCGGTTCCACCCACAACGGGCCGCAGTACCTCCGGGAGGCCCTCGACCTCGCCGCCGCGGGAAAGGTCACCCCCATGGTCGAGACGTTCCCGAAGGAGGAGGTGGCCACGGTGGTCGACAAGGTCGCCAAGGGCGCCGTCCGCTTCCGTGCGGTGGTCACCTACTAG